The following is a genomic window from Chromatiales bacterium.
ACGCCACCTTCCCCGTAGGCAAGGCCGACCGGACAAGGTCGGGCATGCAACCGGACAGGCGAATTTCCCGGTTGTCACGACGCCCGCACGCGACAGTGTATTCGTAGGGTGCGCACTGCGCACCGTCATGTGTTTCCATGCGCCGAAAAAGGTGCGCATTGCGCACCCTACGTGTGCCGGGGCTTGTGGTTTGGGTAGGGTGCGCACGGCGCACCGATTCGAACGTTTGGGCGTGGTGAATGGTGCGGGCGCCGAGGGGGTACGCCACCTTCCCCGTAGGCAAGGCCGACCGGACAAGGTCGGGCATGCAACCGGACAGGCGAATTTCCCGGTTGTCACGACGCCCGCGCGCGACAGTGTATTCGTAGGGTGCGCACCGCGCACCGGTAGGAAGGTTTCGGCGTGGTCAATGGTGCGTGATATGCACCCGCGAGGCGGCGAGTAGGGTGCGCACCGCGCACCGGTACGAATGGTTGGGCGTGGTCAACGGTGCGCGATACGCACCCTGCGTGTGCCGGGGGCTTGTGGTTTGTGGTGCGCACCGCGCACCGTCATGTTTTCCGGGCGCCGCAAATGGTGCGCATTGCGCACCCTACGTGTGCCGGGGTTTGTGATTTGTGTGCGCACCGCGCACCGTCATGTGTTTGCATGCGCCGCAAATGGTGCGCATTGCGCATCCTACGCGTTGCCCGCGGCGAGGCGGAACACGCCGCCGCGGCGCGGGTCACCGGCGCCGCTGAATTCGCGACCGTCGAACGCGACGGTGTGCACACCGCCGAAGAACAGGTTCAGATCGTTCCACTGGTGATGGCGTTCGAACCGCGCCAGCAACGGCGCGATGGCGTCGGGCGTGAAGCCCGGTTCCAGGCTCAGCAGACCGTCCTCGACATGCAGTCGCGGTGCGGCGACCGCGGCATCGGGTGGCAGGCCGTGATCGAGCAGATTCAAGATCACTTGCAGCACCGCACTGCGCAGCCGGTTCGAGCCGCCGGAACCGAGTGCGACGATGCGCTCGCGCGAAACCAGCAGGCTCGGCGCCATCATCGAGGCAAGCCGCACATCCGTGCGCCAGCGACCAAAACCCAGCGGGTTCAGGTCGGCCTCGCCGAGCATGTTGTTCGGCATGATGCCGGTGCCCGGAATCACCCAGCCGCAACCCTCGCCATTGGTCAGGGTGATGGAGGCGGCGTTGCCGTCGCCGTCGATCACGCTGATGTGCGTCGTGCCGCGCGTCGCGGGGGCGTGCTGCCTGAGCCGTTCGCGCAGTGCCGCAAGCGTGCTTTTTTCGGAACCGGTCTGTTCAAGCCAGTGACGCGCAAGCTGTGTGCGTTCCATCGCGTGCGCGAGGAGTGCAAGTTCTGTGTCCTCGCCGAATCGTCCACGTCGCGGCACGTCCTCGATCAGGCCGAGCGCGAGCGCGATGAGTGTGCCGCCGGCCGCGGGCAGGGGGTTGGTCAGCAGCCGTGTGCCACGGTGGCTGTGTTGCAGCGGCTCGCGTTCGACGAGCCGGTAGCGTTCGAGATCATCGCGGCGCAGATGACCGCCTTGCGATGCACAGGCATCGGTCAGCAGGCGACCGATCTCGCCCTCGTAGAACAGGCGCTCGCCCTCGATCGCGAGCAGTTCCAGCGTGTCGGCCAGTGCCGGCTGGCGCATGCATTCACCGGCAATGAAGGTGCGGTCCGCTGCATCCGGTGAGGCGAAGATCGCGCGGGCCGAATCGGTTGCGAGATAGATCGGCGCGACGATCGAGAAGATGTACGCCTGCAGCGGGTTCAGAACGACGCCTTCGCGTGCGATCTCGATCGCCGGTGCGACGATCTCGCGCATCGGCAGCGCGCCCAGCGCGCGATGCGCCTCGAACAGGCCGCGCACGATACCGGGTGTCGCGACCGATCCGAGACCGATGTGGAACTCCTGGGTCGCGGTGCCGAAGTCGGCCGTGATCGGATAGAAGTCGGTCGGGTCGGGCGCGCGCGTGCGTGGCGTCTGCGCAAAGAAGTCGAACACGCGTTCGCGTGAACCGCTGCGTGCAAGCAGAAAGCCACCGCCGCCAAGCGAGCAGAGTACGGGCTCGGCGACGCAGGCCGCGCACATTGCCGCGAGTGCCGCGTCGAAGGCATTGCCGCCGGAGGCGAGGATGCGTTCGCCGGCGCGCGCAGTCGCGTCGTGACCGGCGGCGATTGCGCCGCGAACCTGCATGTGGATTGTGGGCGGGTGTGAACCGACCCTAGTTCGTTCGGCTGGCGAACTCGCCGTGCAGATAGGCCACGGCCACACGCAGGAATTCGACGATCTGCATGAACGCCTGTTCATGGGCCTCGTCGTTGGTCAGGGCGATTTCGTCGGCCTGGGTGATCTTGCCGAGGTTTGCGATGATTTCCTGCGCGTCGGTGGTGAGCTGTTCGCGCTGCGTGAATGCGGCGCTGACCGCAAGCCCGTAGAGAAAGCCGCTGGTCCAGTTCACGAGGGCCGCCACGCGATCGCCGATCGGCTCGTCGTCGTCGGGCAGGAGCGGCTCGAAGGTGATGGCATC
Proteins encoded in this region:
- a CDS encoding gamma-glutamyltransferase translates to MQVRGAIAAGHDATARAGERILASGGNAFDAALAAMCAACVAEPVLCSLGGGGFLLARSGSRERVFDFFAQTPRTRAPDPTDFYPITADFGTATQEFHIGLGSVATPGIVRGLFEAHRALGALPMREIVAPAIEIAREGVVLNPLQAYIFSIVAPIYLATDSARAIFASPDAADRTFIAGECMRQPALADTLELLAIEGERLFYEGEIGRLLTDACASQGGHLRRDDLERYRLVEREPLQHSHRGTRLLTNPLPAAGGTLIALALGLIEDVPRRGRFGEDTELALLAHAMERTQLARHWLEQTGSEKSTLAALRERLRQHAPATRGTTHISVIDGDGNAASITLTNGEGCGWVIPGTGIMPNNMLGEADLNPLGFGRWRTDVRLASMMAPSLLVSRERIVALGSGGSNRLRSAVLQVILNLLDHGLPPDAAVAAPRLHVEDGLLSLEPGFTPDAIAPLLARFERHHQWNDLNLFFGGVHTVAFDGREFSGAGDPRRGGVFRLAAGNA
- a CDS encoding UPF0149 family protein codes for the protein MMTSARDHDELDTLLADHGLARGAAESDGLLAGLLTGRRVHAEQVWLDELADDAEVTHVLGPELRGQLHEWFEQTEALFEEDAITFEPLLPDDDEPIGDRVAALVNWTSGFLYGLAVSAAFTQREQLTTDAQEIIANLGKITQADEIALTNDEAHEQAFMQIVEFLRVAVAYLHGEFASRTN